A single window of Candidatus Microthrix subdominans DNA harbors:
- a CDS encoding zinc-dependent metalloprotease codes for MASNDPFDPFDDDADDPDDRPGGPVEPGGTGDPGPIGGMGSIPGMGPMGGMGSIPGMGGMGGMEGMEGMDLNAMLNSLLSSLGSVGGDGEPDTAHLAKLAASIATEGQPEANIDPAERIRIETLARVAELHVTEITGLSLAGVEVSAVNRSQWAETTLKAHGPLLRRLSNALSTLAQGQLDQAAAEGPPSAEDLPDGVDPAMFGAFMAMGPIMGSMLYTMMASGTVGQLAIRSFGSYDLPLPRHTDEVNLIASNLDSFATEWELERDDLVLWITTQELALHAALSRAAFGPQLEALLGAYVDASPTDLSTDAIRSMLGQDDSDPLGSDFDPNQFDPNNLAISPERLLGSLRSPEQEALRPRIDAAVAALEGWSGWVTDTVAERLMPGSSRVAEALRRRRVSVDPASRFVERLFGLELTQDVMDRGRVFVRGVLERADADVLTRLVTDPEAIPTPNELEAPGLWLARLGVEPDGGPEPDSDSLDVPDFPDL; via the coding sequence GTGGCCTCAAACGATCCATTCGACCCCTTCGACGATGATGCCGATGATCCCGACGACCGTCCGGGTGGACCGGTCGAACCCGGCGGGACGGGCGATCCGGGCCCCATCGGTGGGATGGGGTCGATTCCCGGCATGGGCCCCATGGGTGGGATGGGGTCGATTCCGGGCATGGGAGGTATGGGTGGGATGGAGGGCATGGAGGGCATGGACCTCAACGCCATGTTGAACAGCCTGCTCTCCAGCCTGGGTTCGGTCGGAGGGGACGGTGAGCCCGACACCGCTCATCTGGCCAAGCTCGCCGCATCGATCGCCACCGAGGGTCAGCCCGAGGCCAACATCGACCCGGCCGAGCGCATCCGCATCGAAACGCTGGCCCGAGTGGCCGAGCTGCACGTGACCGAGATCACCGGCCTGTCCCTCGCCGGAGTCGAGGTGAGCGCGGTCAACCGCAGCCAATGGGCCGAGACGACGCTGAAGGCCCACGGTCCGCTACTTCGGCGTTTGTCCAATGCGCTGAGCACCCTGGCACAGGGCCAACTCGACCAGGCGGCAGCCGAGGGACCACCCAGCGCCGAGGACCTCCCCGACGGCGTGGATCCGGCCATGTTCGGCGCCTTCATGGCGATGGGCCCGATCATGGGGTCGATGCTGTACACGATGATGGCGTCGGGCACGGTCGGTCAGCTGGCGATCCGCAGCTTCGGCTCCTACGACCTGCCACTGCCCCGACACACCGACGAGGTCAACCTGATCGCGTCCAACCTGGACAGCTTCGCCACCGAGTGGGAGTTGGAGCGCGACGACCTGGTGTTGTGGATCACCACCCAGGAACTGGCCCTGCATGCGGCGTTGAGTCGGGCCGCTTTCGGACCGCAGCTCGAAGCCCTGCTCGGGGCCTACGTCGACGCCTCACCGACCGACCTGTCCACCGACGCCATCAGGTCCATGCTCGGCCAGGACGACTCCGATCCGCTGGGGAGCGACTTCGACCCGAACCAGTTCGACCCCAACAACCTGGCGATCAGCCCGGAACGCCTGCTCGGTTCGCTGCGTTCACCCGAGCAGGAGGCACTGCGGCCGCGGATCGATGCCGCAGTCGCCGCCCTCGAAGGCTGGTCGGGCTGGGTCACCGACACCGTCGCCGAACGGCTCATGCCCGGCTCCAGCCGCGTGGCCGAGGCCCTTCGCCGGCGACGGGTCAGCGTCGATCCGGCCAGCCGCTTCGTCGAGCGCCTTTTCGGCCTCGAGCTCACCCAGGACGTCATGGATCGGGGCCGTGTGTTCGTGCGGGGCGTGCTCGAACGGGCCGACGCCGACGTGCTGACCCGTCTGGTGACCGACCCCGAAGCGATTCCCACCCCGAACGAGCTCGAGGCACCCGGCCTGTGGTTGGCGCGGCTCGGAGTGGAGCCGGATGGCGGTCCGGAGCCAGACTCGGACTCCTTGGATGTTCCGGACTTTCCGGACCTCTGA
- a CDS encoding molybdenum cofactor biosynthesis protein MoaE — protein sequence MRRSEDTWLDLLDEQLPIEEVRRWAIRDDCGAVVVFCGTTRDHAGDLTGVTALHYEAYEAHVVPRLEALVAETRSAWPAIVAVAALHRTGKVALGEEAVVVAVSSPHRAEAFAAAAHLIDRLKATVPIWKQEVSTAGRRWSPIAAQIEEAPMTMVSHPGTQQPTDAGPYR from the coding sequence GTGAGACGCAGCGAGGACACATGGCTCGATCTCCTCGACGAGCAATTGCCCATCGAGGAGGTTCGACGTTGGGCCATCCGCGACGATTGCGGAGCTGTTGTCGTGTTTTGTGGGACCACTCGGGATCACGCCGGTGACCTCACCGGCGTGACCGCACTTCACTATGAGGCCTACGAGGCCCACGTGGTTCCCCGCCTGGAAGCGCTGGTGGCCGAGACCCGCAGCGCGTGGCCGGCCATCGTTGCGGTGGCGGCGCTGCACCGGACCGGCAAGGTTGCGTTGGGCGAGGAGGCCGTGGTGGTGGCAGTCTCGTCGCCCCACCGTGCCGAGGCATTCGCCGCTGCGGCCCATCTCATCGACCGGTTGAAGGCGACGGTGCCCATCTGGAAGCAAGAGGTGTCAACTGCGGGTCGGCGATGGAGCCCGATCGCAGCACAGATCGAGGAAGCCCCGATGACGATGGTCAGCCACCCCGGCACACAGCAACCCACCGATGCGGGGCCGTACCGATGA
- a CDS encoding carbonic anhydrase, with protein sequence MSADFTPNYSDILAGNAEYAANFHEPELGVEPTRRVVVIACMDSRMDIFALLGLANGESHIIRNAGGVITDDVIRSLCLSQRKLGTREVILVHHTDCGLQTVTEDAFKAELEAELGIKPWWALESFVDPYADVAQSMARLASSPFIPYKDHVSGFVYDVTTGRLNEVAG encoded by the coding sequence ATGAGCGCCGATTTCACCCCAAATTACAGCGACATTCTGGCCGGCAACGCCGAGTACGCCGCCAACTTCCACGAGCCCGAGCTTGGGGTGGAGCCCACCCGCCGGGTCGTGGTGATTGCGTGCATGGACTCCCGCATGGACATCTTTGCCCTGCTCGGGTTGGCCAACGGCGAATCCCACATCATCCGCAATGCAGGCGGTGTGATCACCGACGACGTCATCCGCTCGCTGTGCCTGTCACAGCGAAAGCTGGGGACCCGCGAGGTCATCCTGGTGCACCACACCGACTGCGGGCTGCAGACCGTGACCGAGGACGCCTTCAAGGCCGAACTGGAGGCCGAGCTCGGCATCAAGCCGTGGTGGGCCCTCGAGTCGTTCGTTGACCCCTACGCCGACGTGGCTCAGAGCATGGCCCGGCTGGCCAGCAGCCCGTTCATCCCCTACAAGGACCACGTGTCCGGGTTCGTCTACGACGTCACCACCGGACGCCTCAACGAGGTCGCTGGCTGA
- a CDS encoding NAD(P)-dependent oxidoreductase: MEPNSEASPSGSSHRHGPGAASDRVVLVGGDCPLGIALLDAWEAAGIAATVIGRVLDGAPTTLADHPVIHVGRHGAVAAALAGADELVILAASGVRDVDGSGIGLVDEGLVAAVLRSAAERPPAHVTVVSSALGYDRRRRSVPSARSTEVDPFGLPLALRHLPAALAGRVRAERSATSWGDRHRVPVAALRPVLCASLSARGWYDRSGWRVRRVRPSPWPTVQYVHVRDVVAAVETVREGRRRGTYNVAPDDLLDGPTIAELADRHVGIGAPSWVLVALDQIRWSTWWSPTPPSLVQVVSSDLAVDASGLKALGWSASHSSAEAFLVAHAPAWWPSLSARRRQDLVLGGSATILVAIVGGVGWAVTSRWRRRVRRPTPASPQR; this comes from the coding sequence ATGGAGCCAAATTCCGAGGCGTCGCCGTCCGGATCCTCGCATCGCCACGGACCGGGTGCCGCGTCGGATCGGGTGGTCCTCGTTGGCGGGGACTGTCCGTTGGGCATCGCCCTGCTCGACGCGTGGGAGGCGGCCGGGATCGCCGCCACCGTGATCGGCCGCGTTCTCGACGGCGCCCCGACGACGCTCGCTGATCACCCGGTGATCCACGTCGGCCGCCACGGCGCCGTCGCCGCAGCGCTGGCCGGCGCAGACGAGTTGGTGATCCTGGCCGCCTCCGGCGTCCGCGACGTGGATGGCTCGGGTATCGGGTTGGTTGACGAGGGGCTGGTCGCCGCGGTGTTGCGTTCCGCCGCCGAGCGGCCTCCGGCGCATGTCACCGTCGTGTCGAGCGCCCTCGGCTACGACCGGCGGCGCCGCAGCGTTCCGTCGGCGCGCAGTACCGAAGTCGATCCGTTCGGGTTGCCGTTGGCGCTTCGACACCTGCCCGCTGCGCTCGCCGGTCGCGTGAGGGCCGAACGGTCGGCGACGTCGTGGGGTGATCGCCATCGCGTGCCGGTCGCCGCCCTGCGGCCGGTGCTGTGCGCGTCGCTCTCGGCGCGCGGCTGGTACGACCGATCCGGCTGGCGGGTTCGCCGGGTGCGCCCATCGCCATGGCCCACCGTGCAATACGTGCACGTCAGGGACGTCGTAGCCGCCGTGGAAACCGTGCGTGAGGGCCGTCGCCGGGGCACCTACAACGTCGCCCCCGACGATCTGCTCGACGGGCCGACGATCGCCGAGCTGGCCGACCGACACGTCGGCATCGGCGCCCCGAGCTGGGTGCTGGTCGCCCTCGACCAGATTCGCTGGTCGACCTGGTGGTCGCCGACCCCGCCCTCCCTGGTCCAAGTGGTGAGCAGCGATCTTGCAGTCGACGCGTCTGGACTCAAGGCGTTGGGTTGGTCGGCATCCCACTCGAGCGCCGAAGCGTTTCTCGTCGCTCATGCTCCAGCCTGGTGGCCCTCGCTGAGCGCTCGGCGTCGCCAGGACCTCGTGTTGGGTGGAAGCGCAACGATCCTGGTGGCCATCGTCGGCGGTGTGGGCTGGGCGGTGACCAGTCGTTGGCGGCGCCGGGTTCGCCGTCCTACTCCAGCTTCACCGCAACGGTGA